TCGAATTTATGGCCTTTAAGGACAGAGGGCCAGaatttgttatatttaaatTACAGCTTTCAATTCCATGATTCAGTTCAGAACTTCAGATAGAGTTTTATAACTTAATCTCTTAGAGCATCTCTGATGGAGAGATGCAAATTTGAGATGTAAAAGCCTCATTTACATCCCATTTTACATTTCCGGGGAAGTGTAAATGTTAGTTCTACTCCACTGGGAGAGATGTAAATTTGGGATTACATTTATTGTTCTCCCTTTAATTGGTGGGGCCCACATCTAACAGATGTAATACAAGatgtaattttacatttttatctATATCTTCTGGCAAAGATGGATATTTTACATCCCGCCATTGGAGTGTTTTCTGGCCAATTAAATATGTAAAACGCAATTTCAAGGTATTTTGCATCTTCCATTGGAGATGTTCTTACAAACCCTTTTTTGGTACAATGGAAATTGATTGTTTCATTGACTTAATGTATGGAATTGGAGAGGCTTTGTAATTGATGTggtgttttcttcttttctctgtcAGGTTTTGCAAAGCGCGATTGCTGAGTGATATAACTGTCGTGGTGGATGGCGTGAACTTCCACCTTCACAAGGTATGCGCCTATCATTTGCTATGGTGGATTATGGAATTTTGTGATTAAAAGTGGATATAAACCAGTACCAAGGTTTCTTTTTTGGGTAAATACTAATAACAAGGTTTAGGTTATTCCCAAAACTCAGAAATTAATTGTTGACTGGCTTTTTAAGATTGTAAAAAGCATTTCAGTTTCCCTGGTAGTTGGTGGTGCATCATAACTCACAAACTTTCAATATATGTTTCTATAACGAAAGAAGGTATTTTTCTAATGAAAGCCGCGTTAATGTGGAGTGTGGAATATGTAAGGATGTCTGTATTCTGAAATCAAAGCTTTGAGCATTATTGCTTCATTTCACTAATAGTAGTTATCATGTTTCGTAGATTTATATTCTggattttttctatatttgtgTCTGTTCTGGCATTGCTCTCATTGTTGTCACTTTTGTTAAGGATATTTCTGTAATCATATCACAGTTGTTATGGTGAATTCTTGGAATTATTACTTATGACAATTCTTTACTCTCCAGTTTCCTCTCATATCAAAATGTGGGAAGATATCACATATGTATGAAGAGTTCGAAAGCACAAGCAGGAGCATTTTCACTGCAGTTCTGGAGGAACTTCCTGGTGGCCCTGACATGTTCCTGATTGCAGCTAAATTCTGCTATGGTATGCGAGTGGAATTGACTCCAAGAAATGTAGTGATGGTGTACTGTGCAGCGGACTACCTTGAAATGACAGATGAGTATGGAGAAGGAAACTTGCTCTCAAAGTCGGAGAGTTTCTTCCATAACAATGTACTTCACAACTGGAAAGACTCTATCTTGGCTCTTCAAAGTTGCGAGCCTGTTATCCACTGGGCAGAAAAGCTTCACATAGTAAACAAGTGTGTAAATGCTATATCAGTGATGGTTTGTACAGATCCTAGTTTGTTTGGATGGCCCATGATGATGTATGGTAGCTTACAGAGTCCTGGTGGAAGCATCCTGTGGAACGGAATTAACACCGGAGCGAGAATTCGAAGCTCTGAGTCTGACTGGTGGTTTGAAGACATCTCATACCTCAGTGTGAGTTTGTTTGAGAGGCTTATGAAGGCAATGGAAACAAGGGGCATTAGACCTGAAAACCTAGTGGGTGCTGTAATGCACTATGCCAGAAAGTACCTACCTGGCCTAGGACGATGGCAGGGTGGACAACATGGTATACCCAGAACAGTTACAAGTTTCAGTTTGACACCCATTGCCCTTGATCAAAAGGTAGTTTTAGAAAGCATTGAAAAACTTCTTCCCCGAAAGAAGGGGAAATCGTTTTGCCGTTTTCTACTTGGTCTTCTTCGTGTTGCATTAATATTGGGTGTCAGTCAAACCTGCAAGGATGCTTTGGAGAGGAGAATAGGGATGCAGCTGGAATTGGCAACCCTAGATGGTCTTCTAATTC
This window of the Malus domestica chromosome 03, GDT2T_hap1 genome carries:
- the LOC103407814 gene encoding BTB/POZ domain-containing protein At3g44820-like, translated to MAPPGKVSEFCSEGNDWFCKARLLSDITVVVDGVNFHLHKFPLISKCGKISHMYEEFESTSRSIFTAVLEELPGGPDMFLIAAKFCYGMRVELTPRNVVMVYCAADYLEMTDEYGEGNLLSKSESFFHNNVLHNWKDSILALQSCEPVIHWAEKLHIVNKCVNAISVMVCTDPSLFGWPMMMYGSLQSPGGSILWNGINTGARIRSSESDWWFEDISYLSVSLFERLMKAMETRGIRPENLVGAVMHYARKYLPGLGRWQGGQHGIPRTVTSFSLTPIALDQKVVLESIEKLLPRKKGKSFCRFLLGLLRVALILGVSQTCKDALERRIGMQLELATLDGLLIPTYSDADALYDTDCVERIIHHFMSSESKVPLSLSSVNMETSPWSRPLQKVAKLVDSYIAEVASDVTLKPGKIRSLAEALPESSRTLYDGLYRSLDIYFKAHPWLTDKEKEDLCSIVDFQKLSIDACSHASQNERLPLRVVLQVLFFEQMHLRTALAGCLHGLETHSGPAGPTTVQGDMTGQIIQRDGWVTMVRENRVLKVDMEKMRSRVGELEEEFSQIKQEMKKVSKSHSSLSSPRVVGRRIGCSLLSQPSDAKPDTIQSTRPSPRSSVEQGRPSTLHIRHKKSSSLF